One Vibrio sp. CDRSL-10 TSBA genomic region harbors:
- a CDS encoding phosphoglycolate phosphatase, with translation MNQIKLIAFDLDGTLLDSVPDLAVAADQAVRALGYPGVSELQVRDYVGNGADVLIGRALSQSLSIDPALSAETRNQARELFDDFYEQTGHKLSHLYANVKQTLSELRDAGFTLAVVTNKPSKFVPHILEQHGIDGFFSDVIGGDTFQHKKPDPMALNWLLEKHQLSAAQMLMVGDSKNDILAAKNAGCASFGLTYGYNHGEPIANAGPDVVADNIADLLELLAVCA, from the coding sequence TTGAACCAGATTAAACTGATTGCTTTTGATCTCGACGGTACTTTGCTTGACAGTGTGCCGGATCTTGCTGTTGCCGCTGACCAGGCCGTGCGTGCTTTGGGTTACCCCGGCGTGTCTGAACTACAGGTACGCGATTACGTTGGTAATGGTGCCGATGTGCTGATTGGCCGCGCGCTGAGCCAAAGCCTGAGCATCGATCCCGCGCTGAGCGCAGAGACCCGCAACCAGGCCCGTGAGCTGTTTGACGACTTCTATGAGCAGACCGGTCACAAGCTGAGCCATCTCTACGCCAATGTTAAACAGACGCTGAGTGAGCTGCGTGATGCCGGTTTTACCCTGGCGGTTGTCACCAATAAGCCATCTAAGTTTGTGCCACACATTCTTGAGCAGCATGGCATTGACGGTTTTTTCAGTGATGTGATTGGCGGCGATACTTTCCAGCACAAAAAACCGGATCCGATGGCGCTCAACTGGCTGCTGGAAAAACATCAGCTCAGTGCAGCGCAGATGCTGATGGTCGGCGATTCCAAAAATGACATTCTGGCGGCCAAAAATGCCGGCTGCGCCTCTTTTGGTCTGACTTATGGCTACAACCATGGTGAGCCGATTGCCAACGCCGGTCCGGATGTGGTCGCGGATAACATTGCTGATCTGCTGGAACTACTGGCGGTTTGCGCGTAA